A window of Macrotis lagotis isolate mMagLag1 chromosome X, bilby.v1.9.chrom.fasta, whole genome shotgun sequence contains these coding sequences:
- the JRK gene encoding jerky protein homolog — protein sequence MASKQPVVKNKGEKRKRVVLTLKEKIDICTRLEKGENRKALMQEYNVGMSTLYDIKAHKGQLLRFFANSDSNKALEHRRTLHTPKLEHLDRVLYEWFLVKRSEGVPVSGPMLIEKAKDFYEQMQLTEPCVFSGGWLWRFKARHGIKKLDVSNERQSADHQAAEQFCGFFRSLIAEHGLSPEQFYNADETGLFWRCLPNSTPGGAGASGLKQTKDRLTVLMCANAAGSHKIKPLVIGKCNGPRTFKGIQHLPVAYKAQGNAWMDKEIFSDWFHHIFVPSVKDHFRNIGLPDDSKAILLLDNSRAHPQEAELVSDNIFTIFLPASVTSLIQPMDQGIRRDFMRNFINPPVTVQDLQTRYNISDAIFNVACAWNSVTSEILRRAWRKLWPSVMFAEVSSDEEEFDRFRVRPPNNTLVQILEMVKDPPSPPVNKLSKSEGDEWADADQEALYGGN from the exons ATGGCTTCCAAACAGCCTGTAGTGAAGAACAAAGGAGAGAAGCGTAAGAGAGTTGTGCTGACCCTAAAGGAGAAAATTGATATCTGTACTCGTCTTGAAAAGGGTGAGAACAGGAAAGCTTTGATGCAAGAGTACAATGTTGGCATGTCTACCTTATATGACATCAAGGCCCACAAGGGACAGCTGCTGCGGTTTTTTGCAAATTCGGATTCTAACAAAGCCCTTGAACACCGCCGCACCTTGCACACCCCTAAGCTAGAGCATCTAGATCGGGTTTTGTATGAATGGTTCTTGGTGAAACGGTCAGAGGGTGTCCCCGTGTCGGGCCCGATGCTCATTGAGAAAGCTAAAGACTTTTATGAGCAGATGCAGTTGACTGAGCCCTGTGTTTTTTCTGGTGGATGGCTTTGGAGGTttaaggcacggcacggcatcaAAAAGCTAGATGTTTCCAACGAAAGACAGTCAGCGGACCACCAGGCTGCAGAGCAGTTTTGTGGGTTTTTCCGAAGTTTAATTGCAGAGCATGGCTTATCCCCTGAGCAGTTTTACAATGCTGATGAAACTGGGCTGTTTTGGCGGTGCCTGCCAAACTCGACTCCCGGAGGGGCCGGGGCCTCAGGGTTGAAGCAGACCAAGGACAGATTGACTGTTCTTATGTGTGCCAATGCTGCAGGCTCCCACAAAATCAAACCTTTGGTGATTGGAAAATGTAACGGGCCCAGGACTTTCAAAGGGATTCAGCATTTACCTGTTGCTTACAAGGCACAAGGGAATGCATGGATGGACAAAGAAATTTTTTCTGATTGGTTTCATCATATTTTTGTACCTTCAGTCAAAGATCATTTTAGAAATATAGGCTTGCCTGATGACAGCAAAGCTATTCTTCTGCTAGACAATTCTCGGGCCCATCCTCAGGAAGCAGAGCTAGTTTCTGATAACATTTTTACCATCTTCCTGCCTGCCAGTGTTACCTCGTTGATTCAGCCTATGGACCAGGGCATTAGAAGAGATTTCATGAGAAATTTCATCAATCCTCCAGTCACTGTACAAGACCTTCAAACTCGTTACAACATAAGTGATGCCATTTTTAATGTTGCTTGTGCCTGGAATTCTGTTACTAGTGAAATACTAAGACGGGCATGGAGAAAATTGTGGCCCAGTGTTATGTTTGCAGAAGTATCTTCTGATGAAGAAGAATTTGACCGATTTAGAGTAAGGCCTCCAAATAACACACTGGTACAGATTCTTGAAATGGTGAAGGATCCTCCTTCACCCCCAGTCAACAAACTGAGTAAAAGTGAGGGAGATGAGTGGGCTGATGCTGACCAAGAAG CACTCTATGGTGGTAACTGA